TATTGGTGCGAAGTTTTTCTAGCTCTGCTTCATATTTTTTTAATCTTTGCGTATTTAACTCTATATTCTTTCGCACCGACGGAATACTTATATCGTCTATTGCCGATATTTCGCGCTGTGCAGCAGGTATAATAGCGTCTTTCATATATGTTATTTGCCTATCTATACGAGGTATCTGCGTTGATTTTATATATTCTATCTGCTGTTGCTTTTCCACTATGACGTTGTTTTGTAAGAAATTTATCTGACGTTCTATATTTGCAAGCTGAACCTTTTTTAATTCGATATATGTGTTTATGGCATTTTGATGCTCGCTCGCCAAATCATCAACCATTTTATTTATCTGTTTTACGGCCGTATCGTTACTCTTTGCGACGACCTCTATGTCAAAAAACTTTTTATTATTTTTTACCTCCGATATCTTTTCTACTTTATAGTCGAGGCCTTCAACGCCTTTTAGCGGGTCGATATACTTTATCGTTAATTTTTGTACATTATCGGCGGTATTTGCTATTAAGATTTCTTCGCCGTTATCATTCTTATAGTATCCGTCTCAACCAAAGCCGTAGCCTTATATAGCGGCGTAGCTACAAAGGCATATAATCCGGCCGCCAACGAAGCCGCACCGGCAGTTAAAAAGATATATTTTTTATAATTCCATACTTTTTTGCCTAGTTCAAATAGATCTATCTCTTCGTCTTGATAAATTATTTGATTATTCCGTTCTGACATTTTTTTCCTTTTTAATGAAATTAGCTTGCGCCTTTACACATTAAAACAACCTTAAAGGTCATTATGATTATCACGATATCGTTCCAGATGCACCAGTTTTTCATATACCACGCATCCATTCGCGCCCTCGTCTCAAAGTCTACGTCGCTCCTGCCGCTAACCTGCCAAATGCCGGTAATTCCAGGCAAAACCGCCAAGATTAGCTCGGCGTATCGCCCCATATCCTTGCGTTCATACTGCGCGCACGGGCGAGGGCCTACGATGCTCATCTCACCCTTTAGGACGTTGATTAGCTGAGGTAGCTCGTCAAGAGAACTTTTTCTGAGGAAATTCCCAAGCTTGGTTACGCGCGGATCGTTTTCGTATTTATGATATTTTTCAAAATACTCCACTTCTTGCGGATTTTTTTCAAGATACTCTTTTAAAATTTCGGCTCCGTTTTCTCTCATCGAGCGAAATTTAAGACACCCAAACAGCTTGCCGTTTAGCCCCATCCTTTGATGCGAGAAAAATATCTTGCCTCTTGGTTCGCTTATCTTCATAGCGATAGCGACCGCGCAAAAAATCGGAATCAAAAGCGGCAAAGCCATAACTATCAAAAATATATCAAGCCCTCTTTTTAGCGCAATGTTAAATTTACTCTGCAAAGAGTTATGTATCGCAAAAAGGCTCGTGCGGGAGTTAAATAGGTTGTAAATATGAGCCTGCGTAAAATCGTAACCTCTAAGCACGGGCGTGAATAAAATCTCTTTATTTTCCTTGATATTTTGCTCTATTAGCTCATTTAGCTTCTGCACGCTCATGCCGCTACCGCCTATAAAAAGCGACTCATACTCGGTCTGCGCGCGAATATAGCCTAGGTATTTATCATCAAAAATCGCCAGCTCAAACTCCTTGTTCTCGCCTAAAATTTTAGCTTTTTTTTTCCAAAAGCCTAGTTTAAAGAGCAAAATTTTAGCTATAAATTTAAAAGCCGGGATAATAAAAATCATAAAGCCAAAGCCCAAAATCAAGCTAGCTCTTGAAAAATCATAGTTTATCTTTAGCAAGGCAAGTGCAGCTAAAGTAAGCAAAAGCCCAAAAAAACAGCTCTTTACCGCTATGGCGCACTCGTGCCAAAAATCATACCTCCTAGCATAAATCCCTTGATAAAAAAACAAGGCTATCATCAAGGCATAAGCGATTCCAAAGCCCTGATACTTGGATATATCAAGCAACACGTGGTCGCCGTAAAATAAATTTTTAAGCTCGACTGCTATACCAAAAGACACCCAAATAGCCAAAAGATCGACCAAAAGAAGTATCGCTTTACAAAGATATTTTTTCATTTTTCCATCCAGATACGCGCTGCGCGAATTTCGC
This genomic interval from Campylobacter concisus contains the following:
- a CDS encoding Wzz/FepE/Etk N-terminal domain-containing protein gives rise to the protein MSERNNQIIYQDEEIDLFELGKKVWNYKKYIFLTAGAASLAAGLYAFVATPLYKATALVETDTIRMITAKKS
- a CDS encoding sugar transferase; translation: MKKYLCKAILLLVDLLAIWVSFGIAVELKNLFYGDHVLLDISKYQGFGIAYALMIALFFYQGIYARRYDFWHECAIAVKSCFFGLLLTLAALALLKINYDFSRASLILGFGFMIFIIPAFKFIAKILLFKLGFWKKKAKILGENKEFELAIFDDKYLGYIRAQTEYESLFIGGSGMSVQKLNELIEQNIKENKEILFTPVLRGYDFTQAHIYNLFNSRTSLFAIHNSLQSKFNIALKRGLDIFLIVMALPLLIPIFCAVAIAMKISEPRGKIFFSHQRMGLNGKLFGCLKFRSMRENGAEILKEYLEKNPQEVEYFEKYHKYENDPRVTKLGNFLRKSSLDELPQLINVLKGEMSIVGPRPCAQYERKDMGRYAELILAVLPGITGIWQVSGRSDVDFETRARMDAWYMKNWCIWNDIVIIIMTFKVVLMCKGAS